In Arthrobacter sp. StoSoilB5, one genomic interval encodes:
- a CDS encoding hemolysin family protein, translated as MEWVLLLAGFALILGTGFFVAVEFSLVALDQASVQRAVENGDHAAAPLLKCLKSLSTQLSSCQLGITMTTLLTGFVMEPSVGQLLVGPLGLLGLTPEVAHSIALVVAMAFATLLSMLLGELVPKNMAIALAFPLGKRLARAQLIFTAVFKPAIVVLNGFSNRVLNLFGLEAKEEISGARTPAELASLVRRSAELGTLDAGTANFVARTLNFSGRTAADVMTPRIRMETIDADQPVADILDAARRTGYSRFPVIGDSADDIRGVVHVKKAVAVPADRRAKLQAGAIMTDVLRVPETIHLDALLSELREGNLQLAVVLDEYGGTAGIATLEDLVEEIVGEVSDEHDKVRPGLLQSASGDWYFPGLLRPDEVSEQIPNLTVPDESAYETVGGYVMSKLGRIAKVGDVVDAGGGTLTVTRMDGRRIDRICFHHIADDEATLKDTQNDRHEAGAV; from the coding sequence GTGGAATGGGTTCTTCTCCTTGCCGGCTTTGCCCTGATTCTTGGCACCGGCTTCTTTGTAGCAGTTGAGTTTTCCTTGGTCGCCTTGGACCAGGCCAGCGTTCAGCGGGCAGTCGAGAACGGCGACCACGCCGCGGCTCCGCTCCTGAAATGCTTGAAGTCCCTGTCCACCCAGCTTTCCAGCTGCCAACTTGGCATTACGATGACCACGCTCCTGACAGGTTTCGTCATGGAGCCATCTGTGGGGCAGCTGCTTGTGGGTCCGCTGGGCCTGCTTGGCCTCACTCCGGAAGTCGCACACTCCATAGCCCTGGTTGTCGCGATGGCCTTCGCCACCCTGCTGTCGATGCTCCTGGGCGAGCTGGTGCCCAAGAACATGGCCATCGCCCTGGCATTCCCGCTGGGCAAGAGGCTGGCCCGTGCGCAGCTCATTTTTACCGCCGTCTTCAAGCCCGCGATCGTGGTGCTCAACGGTTTCTCCAACAGGGTGCTGAACCTGTTTGGACTGGAAGCGAAAGAGGAAATCTCGGGAGCGCGGACTCCGGCCGAGTTGGCTTCCCTCGTCCGGCGCTCTGCCGAGCTGGGCACGCTGGACGCCGGCACCGCAAACTTCGTAGCGAGAACCTTGAACTTTTCGGGGCGCACAGCAGCGGACGTCATGACGCCACGGATCCGGATGGAAACGATCGACGCGGACCAGCCCGTGGCTGACATCCTCGACGCCGCCCGGAGGACCGGATACTCCCGCTTCCCGGTCATCGGTGACTCGGCTGACGACATCCGCGGCGTGGTCCACGTCAAGAAGGCAGTGGCCGTGCCCGCGGACCGTCGGGCAAAGCTGCAGGCAGGTGCCATCATGACGGACGTACTTCGCGTTCCAGAGACCATCCATCTGGATGCGCTTCTGTCCGAACTGCGCGAAGGAAACCTGCAACTGGCTGTTGTACTCGATGAATATGGTGGCACTGCCGGTATCGCTACCCTGGAAGATCTTGTGGAAGAGATCGTTGGCGAGGTCTCGGACGAGCACGACAAAGTCCGTCCGGGCCTTCTGCAGAGTGCGTCCGGCGACTGGTACTTTCCCGGCCTGCTGAGGCCGGATGAAGTGTCCGAACAAATCCCCAACCTGACCGTTCCAGATGAGTCTGCCTACGAAACTGTTGGCGGTTACGTGATGAGCAAGCTTGGCCGCATTGCAAAGGTGGGTGATGTGGTGGACGCCGGCGGGGGCACGTTGACGGTGACACGGATGGACGGGCGGAGAATTGACCGGATCTGCTTCCACCACATTGCCGATGACGAGGCCACGCTTAAGGACACGCAGAATGACCGCCACGAAGCAGGTGCCGTATGA
- a CDS encoding multifunctional oxoglutarate decarboxylase/oxoglutarate dehydrogenase thiamine pyrophosphate-binding subunit/dihydrolipoyllysine-residue succinyltransferase subunit → MPEQPSHRLPEEFGGNEWLVDELYERYQQDKNSVDAKWWPLFESFDTGDGTSSNGTSAAPAAANPPTQVLPVVAPAAAAPAPAPAAPEAAPATTPAAAAGEAAVAAPAKKAPATVAKDGAKKPVGGNAAQPIPAQLPKSTKAPTAPEEDVVSVLRGPAKAIATNMVTSLEVPTATSVRAVPAKLLIDNRVVINSNLARARGGKVSFTHLIGYAVVRALSQFPSMNVYYDEIDGKPSAVQPAHVNFGIAIDMPKPDGTRLLMVPNIKKAETMDFAEFWHTYEDLIKRARSGKLTADDHAGTTVSLTNPGGIGTVHSVPRLSKGQAAIIGVGALDYPAEFQGASEKIIAQNAISKILTLTSTYDHRVIQGAGSGEFLKLVHQLLLGAQNFYDEIFEALRIPYEPVRWSPDLQVDPADEINKVARIQQLIHSYRVRGHLMADTDPLEYVQRKHPDLDVLTYGLTLWDLDREWPTGGFGGKPQLKFRDILGVLRDAYCRTTGIEYMHIQEPAERKWFQDQLEHPYSKPSREEQLRIVSKLNAAEAFETFLQTKFVGQKRFSLEGGESLIPLLDAVISDAADDGLDEVAIGMAHRGRLNVLTNIAGKTYAQVFREFEGTQDPRSVQGSGDVKYHLGTEGTFTSDNGKQTKVYLAANPSHLEAVDSVLEGIVRAKQDRLDQGESFPVLPIMVHGDAAFAGQGVVAETLNLSQLRGYRTGGTIHVIVNNQVGFTTAPSSSRSSTYSTDVAKMIQAPVFHVNGDDPEAVVRVAQLAYEFRQRFHKDVVIDMVCYRRRGHNEGDDPSMTQPLMYNLIEAKRSVRKLYTESLIGRGDITEEEAEQLLRDYQERLERVFAETHAAQTSPIPIITADSAAVSDIERPIAQQADFGINSPASTAISPETLARIGKAHLEIPEGFTVHSKLKQLLEKREQMSREGGIDWGFGEIAAFGSLIMEGVPVRLAGQDSRRGTFVQRHAVFHDRANGNEWLPLGNLSDNQAKLWIYDSLLSEYAAMGFEYGYSVERPDALVLWEAQFGDFVNGAQTIIDEFISSAEQKWGQRSSLVLMLPHGYEGQGPDHSSARIERFLQLCAEDNMIVANPTTAASHFHLLRRQAYSRPRKPLIIFTPKQLLRLKGAASAVEDFTTGGFRPVISDPEVQAANVDRVILVSGRLYYDLLSNRQKSGDTSTAIIRVEQLYPLPKAEIDAELAKYPNADIVWAQDEPANQGPWPFMGLNLAPELDRKLRLVSRPASASTAAGSMKRHAAEQDALIKQAFERK, encoded by the coding sequence GTGCCAGAGCAGCCCAGCCACCGTCTACCAGAGGAATTTGGCGGAAACGAGTGGCTCGTTGACGAACTGTACGAGCGGTACCAGCAGGACAAGAATTCGGTCGACGCCAAGTGGTGGCCGCTCTTCGAATCCTTCGACACCGGTGACGGCACTTCTTCCAACGGAACCTCCGCAGCCCCAGCCGCTGCCAATCCCCCCACCCAAGTACTTCCCGTGGTAGCTCCGGCTGCAGCGGCACCGGCACCGGCGCCGGCCGCTCCCGAAGCTGCCCCTGCGACCACCCCTGCCGCTGCTGCCGGTGAAGCTGCTGTTGCGGCCCCGGCGAAGAAAGCCCCGGCCACGGTAGCCAAGGACGGAGCAAAGAAGCCCGTCGGCGGCAACGCCGCACAACCGATTCCCGCCCAGCTACCCAAGAGCACCAAAGCGCCAACTGCTCCGGAAGAAGACGTCGTTTCCGTCCTCCGCGGACCGGCCAAGGCCATCGCTACCAACATGGTGACCAGCCTTGAAGTGCCAACCGCCACGAGCGTCCGGGCAGTTCCCGCCAAGCTGCTGATCGACAACCGCGTCGTCATCAACTCCAACCTTGCACGTGCCCGCGGCGGCAAGGTGTCCTTCACGCACCTCATCGGCTACGCAGTAGTTCGCGCGCTGTCCCAGTTCCCGTCGATGAACGTCTACTATGACGAAATTGATGGCAAGCCGAGCGCCGTCCAGCCTGCCCACGTCAACTTCGGCATCGCTATTGACATGCCCAAGCCCGATGGCACCCGCCTCCTGATGGTTCCCAACATCAAGAAGGCGGAGACCATGGACTTCGCCGAGTTCTGGCACACCTATGAGGACCTCATCAAGCGTGCCCGCAGCGGCAAGCTCACGGCGGATGACCACGCCGGCACCACGGTCTCCCTGACCAACCCCGGCGGCATTGGCACGGTGCACTCCGTACCGCGTCTGTCCAAGGGCCAGGCAGCCATCATCGGCGTCGGTGCCCTTGATTACCCGGCGGAGTTCCAGGGTGCCAGCGAGAAGATCATCGCCCAGAACGCCATCAGCAAGATCCTCACGCTGACCTCTACCTACGACCACCGGGTTATCCAGGGCGCAGGCAGTGGCGAGTTCCTTAAGCTCGTCCACCAGCTCCTGCTTGGCGCACAGAACTTCTACGATGAAATCTTTGAAGCCCTCCGCATTCCCTACGAGCCCGTCCGTTGGAGCCCTGATCTCCAGGTTGACCCTGCAGACGAGATCAACAAGGTTGCCCGCATCCAGCAGTTGATCCACTCCTACCGTGTGCGTGGCCACCTCATGGCGGACACGGATCCCCTGGAATACGTTCAGCGCAAGCACCCTGACCTGGACGTCCTGACCTACGGCCTCACGCTCTGGGACCTGGACCGCGAATGGCCTACCGGTGGCTTCGGCGGCAAGCCGCAGCTGAAGTTCCGCGACATCCTGGGTGTTCTCCGGGATGCTTACTGCCGCACTACGGGCATCGAATACATGCACATCCAGGAGCCGGCTGAGCGTAAGTGGTTCCAGGACCAGTTGGAGCACCCGTATTCCAAGCCGAGCCGCGAAGAGCAGCTGCGCATAGTTTCCAAGCTGAACGCAGCCGAGGCTTTCGAAACCTTCCTCCAGACCAAGTTCGTCGGGCAGAAGCGCTTCTCCCTTGAAGGCGGCGAGTCGCTTATTCCGCTGCTTGACGCCGTCATTTCGGACGCCGCCGACGACGGCCTGGACGAAGTCGCCATCGGTATGGCCCACCGTGGCCGCCTCAACGTGCTCACCAACATCGCAGGCAAGACCTACGCACAGGTGTTCCGTGAATTCGAAGGCACCCAGGACCCGCGCTCGGTCCAGGGATCCGGAGATGTCAAGTACCACCTCGGCACTGAAGGCACGTTCACCTCGGATAACGGCAAGCAGACCAAGGTCTACCTCGCCGCCAACCCCTCCCACCTTGAAGCAGTCGATTCCGTACTCGAAGGCATCGTCCGCGCCAAGCAGGACCGCCTGGACCAGGGCGAATCCTTCCCGGTCCTGCCCATCATGGTTCACGGTGACGCAGCATTCGCAGGCCAGGGCGTTGTTGCCGAGACACTTAACCTTTCCCAGTTGCGTGGTTACCGCACCGGCGGCACCATCCACGTGATCGTGAACAACCAGGTTGGCTTCACCACGGCACCGTCCTCTTCGCGTTCATCGACGTACTCCACTGATGTTGCCAAGATGATCCAGGCCCCCGTGTTCCACGTGAATGGCGACGACCCTGAGGCCGTGGTGCGCGTTGCGCAGCTCGCGTACGAGTTCCGCCAGCGCTTCCACAAGGACGTCGTCATCGACATGGTGTGCTACCGCCGCCGTGGTCACAACGAAGGTGACGACCCCTCGATGACGCAGCCCCTGATGTACAACCTGATCGAAGCCAAGCGCTCGGTGCGCAAGCTGTACACAGAATCGCTGATCGGTCGTGGCGATATCACCGAGGAAGAAGCAGAGCAATTGCTCCGTGACTACCAGGAACGCCTGGAGCGGGTCTTCGCTGAGACGCATGCTGCGCAGACCTCCCCCATCCCGATCATCACGGCTGATTCTGCTGCGGTCTCGGACATCGAGCGCCCGATTGCCCAGCAGGCGGACTTTGGAATCAACTCGCCGGCTTCTACAGCCATCTCCCCTGAGACCTTGGCACGGATCGGCAAGGCCCACCTTGAGATCCCTGAGGGCTTCACGGTTCACTCCAAGCTCAAGCAGCTTCTGGAAAAGCGCGAGCAAATGTCCCGTGAAGGCGGCATTGACTGGGGCTTCGGCGAGATCGCGGCCTTCGGCTCGCTGATCATGGAAGGCGTTCCCGTCCGCCTGGCCGGCCAGGACTCGCGCCGCGGTACCTTCGTGCAGCGTCACGCAGTGTTCCACGATCGCGCCAATGGCAACGAGTGGCTGCCTCTGGGCAACCTCTCGGACAACCAGGCCAAGCTGTGGATCTACGACTCCCTGCTCTCCGAATACGCCGCCATGGGCTTTGAATACGGATACTCGGTGGAGCGCCCCGACGCCCTCGTGCTGTGGGAAGCCCAGTTCGGTGACTTCGTCAACGGTGCGCAGACCATCATCGACGAATTCATTTCCTCCGCAGAGCAAAAGTGGGGCCAGCGTTCCTCGCTCGTCCTGATGCTGCCGCACGGCTACGAAGGCCAGGGTCCTGACCACTCATCGGCACGCATCGAGCGGTTCCTGCAGCTCTGTGCCGAGGACAACATGATCGTCGCCAACCCCACCACGGCAGCGTCGCACTTCCACCTGTTGCGTCGCCAGGCTTACAGCCGTCCGCGCAAGCCGTTGATCATCTTCACGCCGAAGCAGTTGCTCCGCCTCAAGGGTGCCGCGTCCGCCGTCGAGGACTTCACCACCGGCGGGTTCAGGCCAGTCATCAGTGATCCCGAAGTGCAGGCTGCCAACGTGGACCGCGTCATCCTGGTTTCCGGCCGGTTGTACTATGACCTCCTGTCCAACCGACAGAAGTCCGGGGACACCTCGACGGCGATCATCCGCGTGGAGCAGCTGTACCCGCTGCCGAAGGCCGAGATTGATGCAGAGCTCGCCAAGTACCCGAACGCGGACATCGTCTGGGCCCAGGACGAGCCCGCCAACCAGGGTCCGTGGCCGTTCATGGGCCTGAACCTGGCACCGGAGCTGGATCGCAAGCTCCGCCTCGTATCGCGTCCGGCATCTGCATCTACTGCCGCAGGCTCCATGAAGCGCCACGCTGCTGAGCAGGATGCCTTGATCAAGCAGGCGTTCGAACGCAAGTAG
- a CDS encoding GDSL-type esterase/lipase family protein, translating into MEDRKLRIAAVGDELLAGLGDPRALGWLGRVLARTPQDSVVVESFSLPCPMEGTEGLASRWQDEAGRRFSDSHENRLVIGLSGRDLEFGLSTARSRLNLANILDGASHSGVEVFVVGPPPTLDPARNKRLADLNTAFADVTTRRNHHYVDTFSPLLNHEQWRTDLAANGGTPGQAGYGLIAWLVLHRGWFQWLNIAQPE; encoded by the coding sequence GTGGAAGACAGGAAGCTGCGTATCGCGGCTGTAGGAGATGAATTGCTCGCTGGCCTGGGTGACCCCCGCGCCTTGGGTTGGCTCGGAAGAGTGCTGGCCCGTACACCCCAGGACAGCGTCGTGGTGGAAAGCTTCTCACTCCCCTGCCCCATGGAAGGCACTGAGGGCTTGGCTTCCCGATGGCAGGACGAAGCTGGCCGGCGTTTCAGCGACTCGCACGAAAACCGGCTGGTGATAGGACTCTCCGGCCGCGACCTGGAGTTCGGCCTTTCCACGGCGCGCAGCCGCTTGAACCTCGCCAACATCCTTGATGGTGCATCGCACAGTGGGGTCGAAGTCTTCGTCGTTGGTCCCCCGCCCACCCTGGACCCCGCTCGCAACAAGCGCCTGGCCGATCTCAACACGGCTTTTGCCGATGTCACCACCCGGCGCAACCACCACTACGTTGACACATTCTCCCCGTTGCTCAACCATGAGCAGTGGAGGACGGACCTCGCAGCCAATGGGGGAACACCGGGACAGGCCGGCTACGGATTGATTGCGTGGCTCGTCCTGCACCGTGGCTGGTTCCAATGGCTTAATATCGCTCAACCGGAGTAG
- a CDS encoding serine hydrolase domain-containing protein: MSADDHIRVGSVTKTWTTTVILQLVQEGKLSLDDPVSKHRPDVPGGDRITVEQLLTMRSGLFNYTETLELNSAMDQEPQRVWEPEQLLALAFAHPPYFGPGEGFHYSNTNTVLLGLIAEKIEGKPPGSIARALIGKIYRPAA, encoded by the coding sequence GTGTCGGCGGACGATCATATCCGAGTCGGATCTGTCACCAAGACCTGGACAACCACCGTCATCCTGCAACTCGTGCAGGAGGGCAAGCTTTCCCTGGACGATCCCGTTTCCAAGCATCGACCCGACGTTCCCGGCGGTGACAGGATCACCGTGGAACAACTCCTGACCATGCGCAGTGGGCTGTTCAACTACACCGAGACCCTGGAGCTCAACTCTGCCATGGACCAGGAACCGCAGAGAGTATGGGAGCCGGAACAGCTCCTTGCCCTGGCGTTCGCCCATCCCCCATATTTTGGGCCAGGCGAGGGGTTCCACTACTCCAACACCAACACGGTCCTCTTGGGTCTCATTGCCGAGAAAATCGAGGGAAAGCCTCCTGGATCCATCGCCCGCGCGTTGATCGGCAAGATCTACCGCCCTGCCGCTTGA
- a CDS encoding DUF4097 family beta strand repeat-containing protein: MPDELWTVTGPQTIDVDDVHSLKLGIVKGRFDVVTHDEPFVRIEVSEISGDPLTITLVNGRLEVRHQLQGPQGWFRNLMGTVNNTSTNSVVVGIALPPGVDVEAGTVNGDGMVSGINGRVRLNTVSGSVMADGTSGELHVNTVSGEVIARNHDGVLTAKSVSGEVTASGNFKNVRASTVSGDLSFDLHDYTNDLGANSVSGDLTIRLPHDVGLDIIAKSASGTVIIDDQMYAQPGSKVETIVGPDERLMVVRTNTVSGKTYIIHGTEPASENDHPVPGEAGL, encoded by the coding sequence ATGCCTGACGAGCTCTGGACCGTAACCGGCCCACAAACCATCGACGTGGATGATGTCCACTCGCTCAAACTTGGAATAGTAAAGGGCAGGTTCGACGTCGTCACCCACGACGAACCCTTCGTCCGGATAGAGGTCAGCGAGATCAGCGGCGACCCCCTGACCATCACACTCGTGAACGGCCGCCTCGAGGTACGCCATCAGCTCCAAGGACCACAAGGATGGTTCCGAAACCTGATGGGGACTGTCAACAACACCAGCACCAACTCGGTAGTGGTCGGGATCGCGCTGCCGCCTGGAGTGGACGTCGAAGCGGGAACCGTGAACGGCGATGGCATGGTCTCCGGCATCAACGGCCGGGTCCGGCTCAACACAGTTTCGGGCTCGGTTATGGCGGATGGGACCAGCGGTGAATTGCACGTCAACACCGTCAGTGGCGAAGTCATCGCAAGAAACCACGACGGCGTCCTGACCGCCAAGAGCGTCTCGGGTGAAGTCACCGCTTCGGGCAACTTCAAGAATGTCAGGGCCAGCACTGTGAGCGGGGACCTGAGCTTCGATCTCCACGACTACACCAACGACCTCGGAGCCAATTCCGTGTCAGGTGACCTGACCATCCGGCTGCCGCACGACGTCGGCCTGGACATCATTGCAAAGTCCGCCAGCGGCACCGTCATCATTGATGACCAGATGTATGCCCAGCCCGGAAGCAAGGTGGAGACAATCGTCGGTCCGGATGAACGGCTCATGGTGGTGCGGACCAATACAGTCTCGGGCAAGACATACATCATCCACGGCACAGAGCCGGCCTCTGAAAATGACCACCCGGTGCCCGGGGAGGCAGGTCTCTGA
- a CDS encoding PadR family transcriptional regulator has protein sequence MPPVFAHGALRLYLLALLEPGPKHGYELIKDLGDRFGGTYSPSAGTIYPRLGKLEEEGLVVTRTEGRRTKYFITEAGLAELNRRRLELADVEDNISASVRRLADNLREDIRSNMRGLKADLAATAEAARINATAATYQSRTAGFSPEGQRMLKEAELLVQSFRDDIRVELRQHSASHPLNPVTLETVRAVLDQARISIRNSLRS, from the coding sequence ATGCCTCCTGTTTTTGCGCACGGCGCCCTGCGCTTGTACCTACTGGCACTCCTTGAGCCAGGGCCCAAGCATGGATACGAGCTGATCAAGGACTTGGGTGACCGCTTCGGCGGTACCTACTCCCCCAGCGCCGGGACGATTTATCCGCGTCTTGGGAAGCTGGAGGAGGAAGGCCTTGTGGTCACAAGGACAGAAGGCCGGCGCACCAAGTACTTCATCACGGAGGCAGGGCTGGCGGAACTGAACCGTCGGCGCCTGGAGCTGGCGGACGTCGAGGATAATATCTCGGCCTCTGTTCGCCGGCTGGCAGACAACCTGCGGGAAGACATCAGAAGCAACATGCGTGGGCTGAAGGCAGATCTCGCCGCCACGGCTGAGGCCGCACGCATCAATGCGACGGCCGCCACCTACCAGAGCCGGACAGCAGGCTTCTCCCCTGAGGGCCAGCGAATGCTCAAAGAGGCCGAGCTGTTGGTCCAATCATTCCGGGATGACATCCGCGTGGAGCTGCGCCAGCACAGCGCCTCGCACCCGTTGAATCCCGTCACCCTTGAGACAGTGCGTGCCGTGTTGGACCAGGCCCGCATCTCGATCAGGAATTCGCTGCGAAGCTGA
- the rsrA gene encoding mycothiol system anti-sigma-R factor translates to MSDCQGLGDCDDTRMQRIYEYLDGALTREDLTEIKQHLDTCEECAEQYDLECLIRTMVKRSCTESAPENLKNSILDRIHSIKPVEA, encoded by the coding sequence ATGAGCGACTGCCAGGGATTGGGCGATTGCGACGACACTCGGATGCAGCGGATCTATGAGTACCTCGATGGCGCGCTGACACGCGAGGACCTCACGGAAATCAAACAGCACCTGGATACTTGCGAGGAGTGTGCCGAGCAGTATGACCTTGAATGCCTGATCCGCACCATGGTCAAGCGTTCGTGTACCGAGTCCGCGCCGGAGAACCTCAAGAACTCAATACTTGACCGGATCCACTCCATCAAGCCGGTGGAGGCCTGA
- a CDS encoding sigma-70 family RNA polymerase sigma factor has translation MTLVKDRVGLLEPGYPAQPDSRKLTVDLATMSTIEPAAAAMYEAADSSPEDSAADAPAPADVDVATETPEQRRERFERDAMQYVDQLYSAAMRMARNPSDAEDLVQEAYTKAFSAFHQYKPGTNLKAWLYRILTNTYINLYRKRQREPLQSNSDTIEDWQLAKAESHTSSGLRSAEAEALDHLPDSDVKSALQAIPEEFRLAVYFADVEGYAYKQISEIMNTPIGTVMSRLHRGRKMLRDMLADYAAERGFKAHTEDQATAGSNNQEKEQ, from the coding sequence TTGACCTTGGTTAAGGACCGAGTGGGTCTCCTGGAGCCTGGGTATCCTGCGCAGCCGGATTCCCGGAAGCTGACAGTAGACTTGGCAACGATGAGCACCATTGAACCGGCCGCAGCGGCCATGTACGAAGCAGCCGACTCGTCCCCGGAGGATAGCGCCGCCGATGCCCCGGCACCGGCCGACGTCGATGTCGCTACGGAAACTCCCGAACAGCGGCGGGAACGCTTCGAGCGCGACGCCATGCAGTATGTGGACCAGCTGTATTCAGCGGCTATGAGGATGGCTCGTAATCCGTCCGACGCCGAGGACCTCGTCCAAGAGGCTTATACCAAGGCGTTCTCGGCTTTCCACCAGTACAAGCCGGGGACCAACCTCAAGGCCTGGCTTTACCGGATCCTGACGAACACCTACATCAACCTCTACCGGAAACGGCAGCGGGAACCGCTGCAGTCCAACTCGGACACGATCGAGGATTGGCAGTTGGCCAAGGCTGAGTCGCACACGTCGTCGGGCTTGCGCTCCGCCGAGGCTGAAGCCTTGGACCACCTGCCGGATTCCGACGTCAAGAGCGCATTGCAGGCCATCCCGGAGGAATTCCGGTTGGCTGTCTACTTCGCGGACGTCGAGGGATACGCGTACAAGCAAATTTCAGAGATCATGAACACCCCCATCGGCACTGTCATGTCGCGACTGCACCGCGGCAGGAAGATGCTGCGGGACATGCTGGCGGACTACGCCGCAGAACGGGGCTTCAAGGCCCACACCGAAGACCAGGCCACGGCCGGGAGCAACAATCAGGAGAAAGAGCAATGA
- a CDS encoding DoxX family membrane protein codes for MSVIRFLARPMLASSFVIAGLDKLKNADDTAKQLSPVLRRASESLPFPTDEKVLARVIGGAQLGAGALLGLGKFSRFAATVLALTSALNSYVEWRSADISSKEGRNARRAQLLKNISLTGGVLLASVDTEGRPSLAWRAEHLAADARKVTGKQFKRADKAVRKAVDNAVGA; via the coding sequence ATGTCTGTTATCCGTTTTCTCGCGCGGCCGATGCTCGCGTCCAGCTTCGTCATCGCAGGTCTGGACAAGCTCAAGAACGCGGACGACACTGCGAAGCAATTGTCGCCTGTGCTTCGCCGCGCCTCTGAGTCCCTGCCTTTCCCGACTGACGAGAAAGTCCTGGCCCGGGTTATCGGCGGGGCGCAACTAGGTGCCGGCGCGTTGCTGGGGCTTGGCAAATTTTCCCGCTTCGCTGCGACGGTTCTGGCGCTGACTTCCGCGCTGAACTCCTATGTGGAGTGGCGGTCAGCGGACATCAGCTCCAAGGAAGGCCGGAATGCACGCCGGGCCCAACTCCTGAAGAACATTTCCCTTACCGGCGGCGTTTTGCTGGCGTCTGTCGACACAGAAGGCCGCCCGAGCCTGGCATGGCGGGCCGAACACCTGGCGGCCGACGCCAGGAAGGTCACCGGAAAGCAGTTCAAGAGGGCAGACAAAGCAGTACGCAAGGCCGTAGACAACGCAGTTGGAGCATAA
- the aroA gene encoding 3-phosphoshikimate 1-carboxyvinyltransferase produces MTGTTAANTGSTNSIHTLPLWAAPYATRPVDATVTVPGSKSLTNRFLVLAALADGPSRLRAPLHSRDSVLMIQALRQLGATVTEVPGDGGYGPDLEITPMDPSAAGADTAIDCGLAGTVMRFVPPLAALRNGSTMFDGDPHARKRPMGTIIEALLALGVPVATEGGRTPSALPFSVDGTGEVRGGHLVIDASASSQFVSALLLVGARFTEGLHLEHVGKPVPSLDHINMTVAVLRSVGVKVDDSVPNHWRVSPGAIQAFDQRIEQDLSNAGPFLAAALATRGTVRIPNWPMQTTQVGDLWRSILTAMGATVTLENGTLTVKGGPEIKGADFDETSELAPTVAALCALATGPSRLTGIAHLRGHETDRLAALAAEINRLGGDAEETADGLIIRPAALHAGVVHSYADHRMATAGAILGLAVEGVQVEDIATTSKTMPEFPQMWEAMLQQRTGDDETVTSEASN; encoded by the coding sequence ATGACAGGTACCACCGCAGCAAACACGGGCTCAACGAACTCCATCCATACCCTGCCTCTGTGGGCGGCTCCCTATGCCACAAGGCCAGTGGATGCCACAGTGACGGTGCCGGGCTCAAAATCGCTCACCAACCGGTTCCTGGTCCTTGCAGCGTTGGCCGACGGACCTTCCCGGCTCCGGGCCCCCCTTCATTCCCGTGACTCCGTCCTGATGATCCAGGCGCTGAGGCAACTGGGCGCCACCGTCACCGAGGTACCCGGCGACGGTGGTTACGGACCGGACCTTGAGATCACCCCCATGGATCCTTCAGCTGCGGGTGCGGACACTGCCATCGATTGCGGCCTTGCCGGGACAGTCATGCGGTTCGTTCCACCTTTGGCTGCGCTGCGCAATGGTTCGACCATGTTCGACGGCGATCCCCACGCCCGCAAGCGGCCCATGGGGACCATCATCGAAGCACTGCTCGCTCTCGGAGTTCCCGTCGCCACCGAAGGCGGCAGGACGCCGTCGGCCCTTCCCTTCTCGGTGGACGGCACGGGCGAGGTCCGGGGTGGCCACCTGGTGATCGACGCAAGCGCATCGTCCCAATTCGTCTCGGCTTTGCTGCTCGTCGGGGCGCGGTTCACTGAGGGCCTGCACCTGGAGCACGTCGGCAAGCCAGTGCCCAGCCTTGACCACATCAACATGACCGTGGCCGTCCTGCGCAGCGTCGGCGTCAAGGTCGATGACTCGGTGCCCAACCACTGGCGGGTCTCCCCCGGAGCCATCCAGGCATTCGACCAGCGGATCGAACAGGACCTTTCCAACGCCGGCCCGTTCCTCGCTGCTGCACTGGCAACCCGCGGAACCGTCCGGATCCCCAATTGGCCCATGCAAACCACCCAGGTTGGCGACCTCTGGCGCAGCATACTCACTGCCATGGGGGCCACCGTAACCCTCGAGAACGGTACCCTCACCGTGAAGGGCGGTCCGGAAATCAAGGGCGCGGACTTCGACGAAACCAGCGAACTTGCGCCCACGGTCGCAGCGCTGTGCGCCCTGGCTACGGGCCCGTCAAGGCTGACCGGTATCGCCCACCTTCGTGGCCATGAAACCGATCGGCTCGCCGCGTTGGCCGCTGAAATCAACCGGCTGGGCGGCGACGCAGAGGAAACAGCCGACGGCCTTATCATCCGCCCGGCTGCTTTGCACGCAGGCGTCGTCCACAGCTATGCCGACCACCGCATGGCTACGGCGGGCGCCATTCTGGGGCTCGCCGTTGAAGGTGTGCAGGTGGAAGATATCGCCACGACGTCCAAGACGATGCCCGAATTTCCACAGATGTGGGAGGCCATGCTGCAGCAGCGCACAGGCGACGATGAGACCGTCACCAGTGAGGCCAGCAACTGA